CTCGATGGCCGATTTGGGCATCCCAAACACCACGCAGCTGCTGCGGTCCTCGACGATGGTATGCCCGCCTTCCCGTTTTATGGCCGCCATTCCTTTGGCCCCGTCATGCCCCATCCCGGTCAAGATCACGCCCACTATGGGAACTTTGGCGCTGGCCGCCAGAGATTCCATGGTCACGTCCACCGAGGGCCGGACCCCGAAACGGGGCGGATCCTGGTTAAGCTGGATCTTTGGGCCGGATGCGTCCAAGGTCAGGTGATAATCGGCTGGCGCCATTAGGGCCAACCCAGGCCTTATCTGGTCGCCTTCTCTGGCCTCCCGGACTATGATCCGGCTGCGGGAGGAAAGCCTTTCGGCCAGGGATTTGGTGAAGCCCGCCGGCATGTGCTGGATGAGAATCAATCCGGCGTTCAGGTTCCCGGGAAGCTTTGGGATGATCTCTGCTAGGGCCCGGGTTCCGCCGGTGGACGAACCGATGGCCACTATTTTCTGACCCTGCGGTCTGGACGGGGTTTTAGCAGGGGCCGGTTCGGATTTTTTATGCCGCTGGGTCCTGAGCCTTTCCAGATTCACTCCGGCCGCCATGAATATCTTTTCCACCAACTGCTGCCGGACTTTTTCTATGTCCAAAGAAATGGAGCCTGACGGTTTGGTGATGAAATCAACCGCTCCCAACTCCAGGGCCAGCAAGGTGGCCTCGGCCCCCTCTACGGCATGGGCCGAAAGGATCAGCACCGCCACCGGCGTCTCGCTCATCATCCGGGCCAAAGCCTGCAGTCCGTCCATGACCGGCATCTCGATATCCAAGGTCACCACGTCCGGCTTCAGTTTTTTAACCTGGGCCAGGCATTCCAGCCCGTCATTGGCGGTTCCGGCCAGTTCCAAGCCCGGAGCGCCGGAAACAATGTCACCCAGCATCTTCCTCATCAGGGCGGAATCGTCAACCACCAGTACTCTTATGGGATTTTTATTGGGCATTTATCGCACCAATTTCTTAAGGGTCGTTTGCATATTAAACGCCGGTTTACCCGTTCGTTTGCCAAGCAAGTTGGCCTACCTCAGGGCAAGTCGAAGCGCTTGTGCTGAGTTTATCTAAGCACCATCGCCTTTTTAGTGTCGCTGAACGATCCCGTTTGCAATCTGTAAAAATATATACCCGTGGCCGCTTGCCGGTTACTTTCATCTTTGCCGTCCCAATTGATTGAGTAATAACCGGGCTGCTGGTTTTCGTTGACCAGTGTTTTTACAGCCTGCCCCAAAGTGTTGTAAACCTTCAGGCTGACCCGGCCTTGTTTTGCCAATTGATAATTGATCGTCGTTGCTTGCTGGCAGGGATTGGGATAGCATTGGCTTAGCCCAAATACAGTGGGTACAGAATTTGTAGTTTGCCTTTTGCCCGCAAGTTGCGGCCCGCCCAATGCGTCCATGTCGAAATACATCTTGAAACGCTGTATCCGGTTGTTGTGGGTGTCAACGACATAAACATACTTGCCATCCGGGCTTACCGCCAGACCCTGCGGCAGTTTGAATTGACCGGCTTCCTGCCCCTGAACTCCAAAAGTCAAAAGCGCGTTGTGCCAGGGGTCAAGCTCAATCACCCGGTTATTGTAGACATCGGCAATGTAAAGGTTATTGTAAATGTCAAAGCAGACGTCCCATGGCTGTTTTAAATCAAGCCCGGCGCCTAATAAATCTACGATTTTTCCGGATGTATCAAAAACTGCTACCCTGTTATTTTTGGAATCCGAAACATAGATAGAAGTTACTGTCTCGTTTTCAACGGCGTCATTCCTTGCCGCTAAGCCGGTTGGCTGCTGCAATACATCCTTCCCGAAGGCTTTAATGAATGTTCCATCGCTCTTAAACTTTTGCACCCGGTTGTTCTTATTGTCGGTTACATACAGCATGGTCTGACTGTTTTCATTGCTGATCGCCAGGCCGATAGGCTGGTTGAACTCGCCGTCATTTGAGCCTTTGCTGCCGAACCATCCGATTAACTCACCGTTCTGGTTGAAACGGCCGACACGATGATTATAACAATCCGCTGCATAGATAACGCCGGAATTGTCCACGGCAATCCCCTGCGGCTGATTAAAGCCGTTGGGATTTTGACCGGTAGATTTAGAACCGAAACAAAGCAGGACGTCGCCGGCAGGCGAGAATTCCCATATTTTATCGGCCTGGGTATCGGTGGCGTAGATATTGCCCCAATTATCGCAGGCGGCGTCAACCGGCAGTGATGAGAATACGGCAAAATCAGGGTCTATGCCAACCAATGGTTTCATATTATAACAATAATAGATGGTTATTGTTGCCGTGCCGTTATTGCAGGCCGAATCAGTTGCCATAAGCTGGAAATCATAGCAATTGCCGGCGACCATCCCCAGCGAGTCGCAGTTGATAAAGACCGGACGTTTGGTTATGCGATAAATACCGGATTTGACGGTTTGCCATGTCGTCAGGTTATGCTGTTTCAGTTCCAGAGCCCAACTTTTAATGACAAAGTTGTCGTTGACGGTACACCAGACCGAAAAGGTGTCAACGTTCACATTCGTGCGGTTTCGCGGCGAATGGATGGTTGCCGCGGGCAAGGTCTGGTCCAGCACGATATTGTCCGACCAGCCGGGTTCTAAGCTGATGTTGCCGGCCAGGTCTTTCAACTGCAGATAGACCCGTTTTGTCCCATCGCCCAAGGATAATGCGCATTGATACGTCCCGATTGTGTCGCAGTTGATCCAGCCATCGTAGACATACGGCCCGGCGGTGGAATTCAGGACGCTAACCGGCTCCAAGCGGATGTTATCAACCGCTATCGTGTTTAAGAGAGCATCGTCATCCGGCGGGGGCGGGACTGTTATCCCATATATATTATAGCTTACCTCCATTCTGCCCAAGGGCCGGGTGGCATCCACCTTAAGGGTAAAAGTATCCGAGTTTTGTTTCCAAATCACTTCGGGGGTGGAGGCTATAGGCTTTTCAAGCAATCTTACAAAACGTGGCTCAACTGTTGCGGCATAATTGGGTTCAACTACATCGGCATAAAAGACATCCACTATTTTGTACGAAAATATCACATCGTGGGCGTAGACGTCGTCGGTCAGCCGCAGCAGCTTGTTTTTAAAAGGAGTTAATTCTGTTCCGGGGATGATCTGTTTGGCCGAAGCCCTGATCTGGGCCGGGCCGGGGCCGGTATGATATCCTTTTAAATGCAAGAAACCATTATAGAACTCGGCGTTGTCCAGTATCCAACTTGTGGTATTGTCAAATGTTCCGTTTTTAACCAAGTTAGCATAACCAGAAGAATTTCCGAACGGCGTTTCGGCAAAGCGCATCTGGGACAAGCCGGGAAAGGCGTCCGTACCGGTCAGTTTGACGTTTACGGTTTGTGAGTTTGTAAATGTTGCGTTGTTGTTGATGGATACTGCGCCCGTGCCGGGCGGCACATCGTTAAAATATATCTGGCCGGTGAATTTGGGCGTGGTTATTTTGCCGCCGTCTATTTTGTATTGCAGTTCAAAGATGTTTTGTTTATTCTCTTCGGATTTTTGCAAGTATTGGATTGACGAAGCTTTATAGGGCAGCCAGCCCGAGGTTATACTTTTCCAATAACCAAAAGCAAATTTGGCGGTTGTTTCGGGCTGCACGATTGTCCAGTATTTTTGGGTTATTTGAATGGAATCGTTGGAAAGCGTTGAAGTGATGTTGGGCGAAAGCGTGGTAAATCTGAAGTTGATGTAAGCCGCTCCGCCCTCCAGTTTGGGCGTAGAGGCAAAAGGTATTATCCTGAACAGCCGGCCGCCGCCGGGCAGCAATTTTATCGTAATTGTCTGGTTCGCGCCTCCGGTAAGCAGACCGGTTATACGTTGGTTATCCAAAACATCCGTGATGAAATATGTATTTGGCTGGCCGGGGGCAGGGGTCCAGTTAAGCGTTACTGCAGCGCTCATCGTATCGGCCGGCAGGCAGTGGCGGTTGACCAGCATGAAGTATTTGTCGTCGGCATTGGTCTTATGGTGGAACATACCCACCTGAATCAAAGAATCGGAAATGCCGGTTAGGTACGTGCCTACGGGCACATTCTTCCTAAAGGCAGTTTCCCAAGCCAGTTGCATCAGCGTAGGGCTTAGGGCTTTAATGCCGCCGTTAAGGTTTTTAACTGCCGTCCAGTGAGGTTCGTTGTGCTTCCCGGAGGGTTTTACCAAGCCCAATTGGTAAAACCAGTTTATTCCATCATACGTATATATATTGTCCACATATACGTAATAAAACAATCCGGTGGCCCCGTAACACAGGGACAGATTGGCCATGCAGGATATCTCCCGGGGAGTGGGTCTACGGAAATTGCCTTCGCCGTTTATCGTGGTGTCTATCAGGGTATCCTGATATTTGTAGTCGCCGAAGCTTTGGATCTGAACGTACAGGGGAATGTCGGCGCTGTTGCAGGCATGCTTGGCGGCGCTAAGGGCAATGGCCATGGTGTCGAACCGGTTTTGCAGGCCGCGACCGGAATCAACCGGGGTGCGCACCCAGAGGGCGTTGCCATAGAAACCTCCGGATATGGGAAGAATATTCAGGGAAAGCTCGTTGGGGTGGACGGCATTGATGAATTCGGAATATA
This portion of the candidate division TA06 bacterium genome encodes:
- a CDS encoding chemotaxis response regulator protein-glutamate methylesterase; the protein is MPNKNPIRVLVVDDSALMRKMLGDIVSGAPGLELAGTANDGLECLAQVKKLKPDVVTLDIEMPVMDGLQALARMMSETPVAVLILSAHAVEGAEATLLALELGAVDFITKPSGSISLDIEKVRQQLVEKIFMAAGVNLERLRTQRHKKSEPAPAKTPSRPQGQKIVAIGSSTGGTRALAEIIPKLPGNLNAGLILIQHMPAGFTKSLAERLSSRSRIIVREAREGDQIRPGLALMAPADYHLTLDASGPKIQLNQDPPRFGVRPSVDVTMESLAASAKVPIVGVILTGMGHDGAKGMAAIKREGGHTIVEDRSSCVVFGMPKSAIETGMVDLVLPLDQIPQAIISACS
- a CDS encoding T9SS type A sorting domain-containing protein codes for the protein FPIGEFGAWPSCDFRTWARGADTCNINTIYLVGYSPSQLQSRLAVLKSIGQKALLGICYTGANTLYNLERFSGGVYARYEGNHRYYGKESRPGRVGSYDADSNAWFCPAPPIHGAGYALLWDSLLCANDDPNRDDLKYRNRTCREPRADDATYLGATRNYTAGFRVKYTGTADGSQVCKIGMVPIAEDLVRQSDSIMVTLTTDSFPGLDSYKTFDIKFSRSFYDPQWRDFVVYTYGNKDLYVDYVEIQDAVYDSLNSNMYNQVIADIAKTYSGPTAPNKEAVFRYMLCDEPFRSQFKADSIVQSQLKLTNPSYPGINQVTPLEPNIHGADTTIYSEFINAVHPNELSLNILPISGGFYGNALWVRTPVDSGRGLQNRFDTMAIALSAAKHACNSADIPLYVQIQSFGDYKYQDTLIDTTINGEGNFRRPTPREISCMANLSLCYGATGLFYYVYVDNIYTYDGINWFYQLGLVKPSGKHNEPHWTAVKNLNGGIKALSPTLMQLAWETAFRKNVPVGTYLTGISDSLIQVGMFHHKTNADDKYFMLVNRHCLPADTMSAAVTLNWTPAPGQPNTYFITDVLDNQRITGLLTGGANQTITIKLLPGGGRLFRIIPFASTPKLEGGAAYINFRFTTLSPNITSTLSNDSIQITQKYWTIVQPETTAKFAFGYWKSITSGWLPYKASSIQYLQKSEENKQNIFELQYKIDGGKITTPKFTGQIYFNDVPPGTGAVSINNNATFTNSQTVNVKLTGTDAFPGLSQMRFAETPFGNSSGYANLVKNGTFDNTTSWILDNAEFYNGFLHLKGYHTGPGPAQIRASAKQIIPGTELTPFKNKLLRLTDDVYAHDVIFSYKIVDVFYADVVEPNYAATVEPRFVRLLEKPIASTPEVIWKQNSDTFTLKVDATRPLGRMEVSYNIYGITVPPPPDDDALLNTIAVDNIRLEPVSVLNSTAGPYVYDGWINCDTIGTYQCALSLGDGTKRVYLQLKDLAGNISLEPGWSDNIVLDQTLPAATIHSPRNRTNVNVDTFSVWCTVNDNFVIKSWALELKQHNLTTWQTVKSGIYRITKRPVFINCDSLGMVAGNCYDFQLMATDSACNNGTATITIYYCYNMKPLVGIDPDFAVFSSLPVDAACDNWGNIYATDTQADKIWEFSPAGDVLLCFGSKSTGQNPNGFNQPQGIAVDNSGVIYAADCYNHRVGRFNQNGELIGWFGSKGSNDGEFNQPIGLAISNENSQTMLYVTDNKNNRVQKFKSDGTFIKAFGKDVLQQPTGLAARNDAVENETVTSIYVSDSKNNRVAVFDTSGKIVDLLGAGLDLKQPWDVCFDIYNNLYIADVYNNRVIELDPWHNALLTFGVQGQEAGQFKLPQGLAVSPDGKYVYVVDTHNNRIQRFKMYFDMDALGGPQLAGKRQTTNSVPTVFGLSQCYPNPCQQATTINYQLAKQGRVSLKVYNTLGQAVKTLVNENQQPGYYSINWDGKDESNRQAATGIYFYRLQTGSFSDTKKAMVLR